One window of the Cryptomeria japonica chromosome 7, Sugi_1.0, whole genome shotgun sequence genome contains the following:
- the LOC131059973 gene encoding wall-associated receptor kinase-like 1 produces MDFSLESSKEKRMQMKKITVWLSLLVLGGWRIPNTESIGCPYDFTVASRMIPPSCYQNSTERVTSQGTCCLYAFASFVFAISRHANHTGEILLDDAGSSRCTDEFVRYVRSKGLVRSTVFSNSSACQIDHLTFTANAGPCRYAQMAQIWNTVDLRKAFIACNGPNLSSSTACDNCQSQVIEKARKLLKITNSEEFVPCEIAVTIGLWGPNPQESLFNSFLLCLTPVMQSGGGGGGGGGGSKRKWIRIGVGLGVAAIVAMLVLHFVTKMKKFFCSYDQSTAASRAEGLKIFTMRENQWETARFHSNHVLGSGGSAKVFLGNLPSGELVAIKCIFNLQRPHDFEREVTLLSHLGHPNLTALLGYCEEGNNRILVYEYMAGGDLGKLLSHPPNGHILPWHHRLQIAVDCARGLDYLHHEAIIHRDVKPTNILLNSAGQAKLADFGISRLIGVDSTQAFTEVRGTCGYWDPVYFSGGQLTRASDVYSFGVVLLELLSGKKAIFTTPSGEQENLVNYVLNSRADRPHIRNLVEPRIADDEFAANIQSIETVLNVACQCVSPSTSERPSMADVLMRLTESRNTPQAPTTICIRQATEVSQIGGQEP; encoded by the coding sequence ATGGATTTTTCACTTGAATCGTCAAAAGAAAAAAGAATGCAGATGAAGAAAATAACGGTGTGGCTTTCGCTGTTAGTTTTGGGAGGATGGAGGATTCCCAATACAGAAAGCATTGGATGCCCATATGATTTCACAGTGGCGTCACGCATGATCCCGCCTTCCTGTTACCAAAACAGCACGGAGCGGGTCACCTCCCAAGGAACCTGCTGCCTGTACGCCTTCGCTTCCTTTGTCTTCGCAATCTCCCGCCATGCCAATCACACAGGGGAAATTCTCCTGGACGACGCGGGTTCGAGTCGCTGCACTGACGAATTCGTGCGCTATGTCCGGTCGAAGGGGCTAGTCCGCTCCACCGTTTTCAGCAATTCCTCTGCCTGCCAGATCGATCACCTGACCTTCACTGCCAACGCAGGGCCATGCAGGTACGCCCAAATGGCGCAAATTTGGAACACCGTCGACCTCCGTAAGGCCTTCATTGCCTGCAACGGCCCCAATCTCAGCAGCTCCACCGCCTGCGACAACTGCCAAAGCCAAGTCATAGAGAAGGCCAGGAAACTCTTAAAAATAACGAATTCCGAGGAGTTTGTTCCCTGTGAAATAGCCGTAACCATTGGGTTGTGGGGGCCGAATCCTCAAGAAAGCCtcttcaattcatttcttctctgcTTAACGCCGGTAATGCAGTCGGGCGGTGGCGGCGGTGGCGGCGGTGGCGGAAGCAAGAGGAAGTGGATTCGAATCGGCGTAGGTTTGGGGGTCGCAGCCATTGTCGCAATGCTGGTGTTGCATTTCGTGACGAAGATGAAGAAATTCTTCTGCTCCTACGATCAATCAACTGCTGCCAGCAGAGCGGAGGGTTTGAAGATATTTACCATGCGCGAGAACCAGTGGGAGACGGCGAGATTCCACTCTAACCACGTGCTCGGCAGCGGCGGCTCCGCCAAAGTATTTCTCGGCAACCTCCCTAGCGGCGAATTGGTGGCGATTAAATGTATATTCAACCTGCAGCGGCCGCATGATTTCGAGCGAGAAGTGACGCTTCTATCTCACCTCGGCCACCCCAACCTGACGGCGTTGCTGGGCTACTGCGAGGAGGGAAACAACCGCATTCTCGTCTACGAATACATGGCTGGTGGCGACCTAGGGAAACTTCTCTCACATCCCCCCAACGGTCACATTCTGCCATGGCACCACCGGTTGCAGATCGCAGTGGACTGCGCGAGGGGGCTGGATTATCTGCACCACGAAGCTATTATCCACCGTGACGTGAAGCCCACGAATATTCTGTTGAATTCGGCGGGGCAGGCCAAACTGGCGGACTTCGGCATTTCCAGGCTCATCGGCGTCGACTCCACGCAGGCTTTCACAGAAGTGAGGGGCACTTGCGGGTACTGGGACCCAGTGTATTTTTCTGGTGGGCAACTAACCAGAGCCAGTGACGTGTACAGCTTTGGCGTGGTGCTATTGGAACTCCTTTCCGGGAAGAAGGCCATCTTCACAACGCCGTCTGGCGAGCAAGAGAATCTTGTGAACTACGTGCTCAATAGCAGAGCAGATCGTCCGCACATTAGAAATCTGGTGGAACCAAGGATTGCAGATGATGAATTTGCGGCTAATATCCAATCTATTGAGACTGTGCTGAATGTTGCGTGTCAATGCGTTTCTCCTTCCACATCTGAGAGGCCTTCCATGGCGGACGTGTTGATGAGGCTCACTGAATCCCGGAACACGCCCCAGGCTCCCACCACTATTTGTATCCGACAGGCAACTGAAGTGTCCCAAATTGGGGGACAGGAGCCATAG